A single Bacteroidota bacterium DNA region contains:
- a CDS encoding gliding motility-associated C-terminal domain-containing protein has product MKKYFLLTSACLLVSYFISAQVWNDEIIFRMEMKNQGMTEEMINQAVNEHTQFLKEGKTISTPAQFKNNFIPVPNAVCSDLGVENGWGAWQAFQGKNIQGGGLSLAPTSPVSPRFTLMSGNGIDACTPGPLAGSPVITEVAPGFGNYTIRLGEPNTNGVQGGCCNTVTAGCAEQLIYPLSVTAQDTNFVYSYAIVIENPQNGHLVSEAPYAEIYILDSKGDTVPCSHHKYMGNVLDSSVAPGMYRGGCASTYIPAWKDITYKPWTIEGINLSAYVGQALTVVLTNADCQQGGHFCHSYWDFSCGIINGTKTLNCNAAVQDTFCAPGSDPSNPYTYAWTQNGNAAVIGTSQCLIATVNPNDTFYVEVQQQSGCPFHLIYVPNTQQVSPAFSTSGNCSSLSFTDNTASNPAWTIASWNWSFPGGNPSSSTLQNPGPIIFPAGTYTITLTVTTNTGCTGTVQQVITFGTPPTISVTSFSSCSSANNGSASAIVSGGSSPYTYNWSPAAGSNSSVSGLAGGTYTVLVTDANGCATSATTTVSVSPPPVASATSATVCAGQNAILTASGGGNYLWSNGATASSITISSAGNYSVIVSVGSCADTAYSSVMVTPSPSVNLGNNQTLCDGQNFMLNAGNAGAGYLWSTGETSQTISVSGAGTYWVIVALNNCLAKDTVQTFIAPKVHLFDSSLCTASPIVLDAGSNASSYSWSNGAATQTISVSEAGNYWVQASFGNCVSSDTAKITGMEGGAGALYVPNAFTPNGDRLNEIFLAKGEGITSFDMKIFDRWGNLIFASANMKEGWDGKIQGGHYLLKEDGSEPAQEDVYIWKINYTTQCFPAKEMRETGQVSIVK; this is encoded by the coding sequence ATGAAAAAATATTTTTTACTCACCTCCGCTTGTCTCCTTGTTTCTTATTTTATTTCCGCTCAGGTTTGGAATGATGAAATAATTTTCCGCATGGAAATGAAAAACCAGGGAATGACAGAGGAAATGATAAACCAGGCGGTGAATGAGCACACCCAATTTTTAAAAGAAGGAAAAACTATTTCCACTCCTGCTCAGTTTAAAAATAATTTCATTCCTGTTCCCAATGCCGTGTGCAGCGATTTAGGCGTGGAGAACGGATGGGGCGCCTGGCAGGCGTTCCAGGGGAAAAATATTCAGGGCGGAGGATTGTCGCTTGCGCCAACTTCGCCTGTTTCTCCGCGCTTCACTCTGATGAGCGGAAACGGAATTGATGCCTGCACACCCGGTCCGCTTGCCGGCTCTCCCGTCATTACTGAAGTGGCTCCGGGTTTTGGAAACTATACCATCCGCCTTGGCGAGCCGAATACAAACGGAGTTCAGGGCGGCTGCTGCAACACGGTTACCGCTGGATGTGCCGAGCAGTTAATTTATCCGCTGAGCGTGACTGCGCAGGATACAAATTTTGTTTACTCGTATGCCATTGTGATTGAGAACCCGCAGAACGGGCATCTTGTTTCGGAAGCGCCTTATGCCGAAATTTATATTCTGGATTCCAAAGGCGACACGGTGCCGTGCAGCCATCACAAGTACATGGGAAATGTTTTGGATTCATCCGTTGCGCCCGGAATGTATCGTGGCGGCTGCGCGAGCACTTATATTCCCGCCTGGAAAGATATTACCTACAAGCCATGGACCATTGAAGGAATAAATTTATCGGCTTATGTGGGGCAGGCGCTCACCGTTGTGCTCACGAATGCCGATTGCCAGCAGGGCGGGCATTTTTGCCATTCGTACTGGGATTTTTCCTGCGGAATAATTAACGGAACAAAAACGTTGAACTGCAACGCTGCGGTGCAGGATACTTTTTGCGCCCCGGGTTCTGACCCCAGCAATCCCTATACCTACGCATGGACTCAAAACGGAAATGCTGCCGTAATCGGAACTTCGCAATGTTTGATTGCCACCGTGAATCCTAACGATACTTTTTATGTGGAGGTGCAGCAGCAATCGGGCTGCCCGTTTCATTTGATTTATGTTCCGAACACGCAGCAGGTCAGTCCTGCGTTTTCCACTTCGGGAAATTGTTCCTCCCTATCCTTTACCGATAACACTGCTTCCAATCCTGCGTGGACTATTGCTTCGTGGAACTGGAGTTTTCCCGGAGGAAATCCTTCTTCGTCCACATTGCAGAATCCCGGACCCATTATTTTTCCTGCGGGAACGTATACCATAACGCTGACTGTTACAACCAATACCGGCTGCACGGGAACGGTTCAGCAGGTTATCACTTTCGGAACGCCTCCGACTATTTCGGTTACGAGTTTTTCTTCCTGCTCCAGCGCAAACAACGGAAGCGCCTCTGCAATTGTTTCCGGTGGAAGCAGCCCTTATACCTATAACTGGTCGCCTGCGGCAGGAAGCAATTCATCGGTTTCAGGATTGGCGGGCGGAACTTATACGGTGCTTGTGACTGATGCAAACGGATGCGCAACTTCTGCAACCACTACGGTTTCTGTTTCTCCTCCTCCCGTTGCTTCGGCAACTTCGGCAACTGTTTGCGCAGGACAAAATGCAATTCTTACTGCGAGCGGTGGCGGCAATTATTTATGGAGCAATGGAGCAACCGCTTCTTCCATTACTATTTCTTCTGCCGGAAATTATTCCGTAATTGTTTCGGTGGGCTCGTGTGCCGATACCGCCTATAGTTCCGTAATGGTTACTCCTTCGCCTTCGGTGAATCTCGGAAACAATCAAACGCTTTGTGACGGACAAAATTTTATGCTCAATGCAGGCAATGCGGGCGCGGGCTATTTATGGAGCACGGGTGAAACTTCGCAGACAATTTCGGTTTCGGGAGCGGGAACTTACTGGGTGATTGTGGCGTTGAATAATTGCCTGGCGAAAGATACGGTGCAGACATTCATTGCTCCGAAGGTGCATCTTTTTGATTCATCGCTTTGCACGGCTTCGCCCATTGTGCTTGATGCGGGAAGCAATGCTTCTTCGTATAGTTGGAGCAATGGCGCTGCCACGCAAACCATTTCGGTTAGTGAAGCGGGAAATTACTGGGTTCAGGCAAGTTTTGGAAACTGCGTTTCGTCCGATACGGCAAAAATCACCGGCATGGAAGGAGGAGCGGGCGCGCTCTATGTTCCAAACGCATTTACTCCGAATGGCGATCGCCTGAATGAAATTTTCCTGGCGAAAGGGGAAGGAATCACATCCTTTGATATGAAAATTTTTGACCGCTGGGGAAATTTAATTTTTGCTTCCGCCAATATGAAGGAGGGATGGGATGGAAAAATTCAGGGCGGGCATTATTTGCTGAAAGAAGATGGAAGCGAACCCGCGCAGGAAGATGTTTACATCTGGAAAATTAATTATACCACGCAGTGTTTTCCTGCAAAAGAGATGCGCGAGACGGGGCAGGTGAGCATTGTGAAGTAA
- a CDS encoding T9SS type A sorting domain-containing protein yields MKKYIIISLIAFATNTQAQITLEHIYDSAATWNVPSSKGSQLMIIKFEVSGEHYVKVNRAQAVIDIYDMNHSLVKTISLAGVPTPSGVFDVLYLSEHLFNLDDKIEFMYDTPVSGGFYTGIYNEDGTLLFSDTSLAWIKTNYEQQQLPIYNTSFGTKMILSCPNGQAKVFGLPGTLSSGIQEGNAALMQAQGLGNLYPNPSTGKATLQYELPKGEREGEIILYNTQGAEVKRYKVDDTFNDLLLDNTQLQAGTYFYQLQTSKGSVGSKKMVVVK; encoded by the coding sequence ATGAAAAAATATATTATTATATCTCTTATCGCGTTTGCAACAAATACACAAGCGCAGATAACTCTGGAACACATTTACGATAGTGCAGCAACATGGAATGTTCCGAGTAGTAAAGGCAGTCAGTTAATGATAATAAAATTTGAAGTTTCAGGAGAGCACTATGTTAAAGTCAACAGGGCTCAGGCGGTAATTGATATTTATGATATGAATCATTCTTTAGTCAAAACCATTTCTCTTGCTGGCGTTCCAACGCCAAGTGGTGTTTTCGATGTTCTTTATTTGTCAGAACATCTGTTTAATTTGGATGATAAAATCGAATTTATGTATGATACTCCTGTTTCGGGAGGTTTTTATACAGGCATATATAATGAAGATGGTACTTTGCTTTTTTCAGATACAAGTTTAGCTTGGATAAAAACAAATTATGAGCAACAACAATTACCAATTTACAATACCTCTTTTGGGACAAAAATGATTTTAAGTTGCCCTAACGGGCAGGCAAAAGTATTTGGCTTACCCGGCACATTAAGCAGCGGCATACAAGAGGGCAATGCCGCGCTTATGCAGGCGCAGGGCTTAGGCAACCTTTACCCAAACCCCAGCACCGGCAAAGCAACCCTGCAATATGAGTTGCCAAAAGGAGAGCGCGAGGGAGAAATAATTTTATACAACACGCAAGGCGCAGAGGTAAAACGCTACAAAGTGGATGATACTTTTAATGATTTACTGCTTGATAACACGCAACTGCAAGCGGGAACTTATTTTTACCAACTGCAAACAAGTAAAGGAAGTGTGGGGAGCAAGAAGATGGTGGTGGTGAAATAA
- a CDS encoding T9SS type A sorting domain-containing protein, with product MKKIIYIILLAYSINANAQIALEHSYDTASTFKSGSPALSDQLELVHFEVSGDRYVKINRHGEKISIYDLNHVLLKTIDLSGFPGSPNLYILYLSESLFDTDPGIEFMYTSDQTSTPPYIYTGIYNDDGTLIFSDTAIAEILINFPSQQYPIYNTTQGTKMILSYKGSTLSSFKAKVFSLPGTLSAGIQEGNAALMQAQGAISNLYPNPSTGKVTLQYELPKGEREGEIILYNTQGAEVKRYKVDDTFKDLLLDNTQLPAGTYFYQLQTSKGSVGTKKMVVIK from the coding sequence ATGAAAAAAATCATATACATTATCTTGCTTGCATATAGTATAAATGCAAATGCACAGATTGCTTTGGAACATTCCTACGATACTGCTTCCACTTTTAAAAGTGGAAGCCCAGCCTTAAGCGACCAATTGGAGTTAGTACATTTTGAAGTTTCAGGAGACAGATATGTTAAAATAAACAGGCACGGAGAAAAAATATCTATATATGATTTGAATCATGTTTTACTTAAAACAATTGACCTTTCAGGTTTTCCCGGGTCGCCAAATCTGTACATACTATATCTTTCAGAATCATTGTTTGATACTGACCCTGGAATTGAATTTATGTACACGTCAGATCAAACATCTACTCCGCCTTATATTTATACCGGAATATATAATGACGATGGCACTTTGATTTTTTCTGACACTGCTATTGCGGAAATTTTGATTAATTTCCCTTCGCAGCAATATCCTATTTATAATACTACGCAAGGCACAAAAATGATTTTAAGTTATAAGGGAAGTACTTTAAGTAGTTTTAAGGCAAAAGTATTTTCTTTGCCTGGCACATTAAGCGCAGGCATACAGGAGGGCAATGCCGCGCTCATGCAGGCGCAGGGCGCAATAAGCAACCTTTACCCAAACCCCAGCACCGGCAAAGTAACACTGCAATATGAGTTGCCCAAAGGCGAGCGCGAGGGAGAAATAATTTTATACAACACACAGGGCGCAGAGGTAAAACGCTACAAAGTAGATGATACTTTTAAGGATTTACTGCTTGATAACACGCAACTGCCTGCGGGAACTTATTTTTATCAACTGCAAACAAGCAAGGGAAGTGTGGGAACAAAAAAAATGGTGGTAATCAAATAA
- a CDS encoding T9SS type A sorting domain-containing protein: MKTKLLISLLVLCRIGNTQTISCGTEHSLSLCSNNSARSWGANTYGSLGDATTTPRSTPVQVMGLIGVIAVAGGSIHSLFLKNDSTVWACGYNGEGELGDGTSTNQLMPVQVSNLTGIIAIMASGCNQSLFIKSDGTAWACGFNGAGQLGDGTATDRHSPVQVVGLTGIISAAGGVYHSLFLKNDSTVWACGANNVGQLGLGFTSSNKLVPVKSAVLNGITAVGAGNSHSLFLKSDGTVWACGDNTRGQLGDGTTVTKTTPVQVQGITGIIAVASKHETSLFLKNDGTVWACGNNQYGQLGNGSADANPHPTPAQVLGLTGIVAIASGNIHSLFLKNDGTVWACGYNGYGQLGNGTTLNDSIPEQVIGLCNISSAEENEEVLENISIYPNPSAETFTIESKEKEYAIILTNTLGEKILSQKFQNEKSEIDLSTQPAGIYFLFAKWTNPSSGGQIITREAIISKKIILAR, from the coding sequence ATGAAAACAAAATTACTGATTTCTTTATTAGTATTATGTCGAATTGGAAATACTCAAACAATTTCATGCGGTACCGAACATTCTTTATCACTTTGTTCAAATAATTCAGCGCGCTCATGGGGAGCAAATACCTATGGCTCGCTTGGAGATGCAACAACTACTCCCCGGTCAACTCCGGTTCAGGTAATGGGTTTAATAGGTGTAATTGCTGTAGCAGGTGGCAGCATCCATTCTCTTTTTCTGAAAAACGATAGTACCGTTTGGGCTTGCGGATATAATGGGGAAGGCGAACTTGGCGATGGTACAAGCACAAACCAGTTAATGCCTGTTCAGGTATCTAACTTAACAGGCATTATTGCAATAATGGCAAGCGGATGCAATCAATCTCTTTTTATAAAAAGCGATGGAACAGCATGGGCTTGCGGTTTTAATGGTGCTGGTCAACTTGGTGATGGAACAGCAACAGATAGGCATTCGCCCGTTCAGGTAGTGGGCTTAACAGGAATTATTTCGGCAGCAGGCGGGGTTTATCATTCACTTTTTCTTAAAAATGACAGCACGGTTTGGGCTTGCGGAGCAAATAATGTTGGTCAACTTGGATTAGGATTTACATCTTCCAATAAATTGGTTCCTGTTAAATCAGCAGTTTTAAATGGCATTACAGCAGTTGGAGCAGGAAATAGTCATTCACTTTTTCTCAAAAGTGATGGTACAGTTTGGGCTTGTGGTGATAATACACGCGGACAACTTGGAGATGGAACAACCGTTACGAAAACTACTCCTGTTCAAGTGCAGGGTATTACAGGAATTATTGCAGTAGCATCAAAACACGAAACCAGCCTTTTTTTAAAAAACGATGGCACAGTTTGGGCTTGTGGCAATAATCAATACGGGCAATTGGGTAATGGAAGTGCAGATGCAAATCCACATCCAACACCTGCTCAGGTGTTGGGTTTAACAGGCATTGTTGCAATAGCATCAGGAAATATCCATTCTCTTTTTCTAAAAAACGATGGCACAGTTTGGGCTTGCGGTTACAATGGCTACGGACAATTAGGCAATGGAACAACCTTGAATGATTCAATTCCAGAGCAAGTTATCGGATTATGTAATATTTCATCAGCAGAAGAGAATGAAGAAGTTTTAGAAAATATTTCCATTTATCCAAATCCATCTGCCGAAACATTCACTATTGAAAGTAAAGAAAAAGAATATGCAATTATACTAACAAACACTCTTGGAGAAAAAATTCTTTCTCAAAAATTTCAAAATGAAAAATCAGAAATTGATTTAAGTACTCAGCCCGCGGGAATTTATTTTCTGTTCGCCAAATGGACGAATCCGTCCTCTGGCGGACAAATCATTACAAGAGAAGCAATCATTTCAAAGAAAATAATTTTGGCAAGATAA
- a CDS encoding tail fiber domain-containing protein, whose translation MKTTKMKSIFFAMVIAGAMVAFNAQGQTKGSGGMTNSCTSGANDGGVNNTSVGCGAGAAAMSGTGNSSYGYQAGTAISTGSGNSFFGHNSGNANTSGAQNIAVGLAAGFNNATGNNNTSCGYGAGQGVAGNNNSNNSFFGYKAGNAITTGGNNCFVGYQAGLVNTIGFNTFIGSEAGLANTSGGENVFMGYQAADVNTTGADNCIVGFQAGNGITTATHNVVVGAAAGQTPVTNGSNTIIGYGANVSSTTWTNDVALGNSSGSCLTGSNQVQLGNTSTTTLYCGATSITSCSDRRVKNNIKENIPGLAFINLLKPVSFNYDIHKMNNILGYPKRVIEISPAVNDTANGIFTAAVTKEVVDTSYWDGKYDKEKITYSGLIAQQVDSAAKKINYDFSGVVSACALGGMCGLNYSDFVVPLIKAVQELSHKVDSLSNAKSSQRTMNNDAQGKNATVSQIELANNAMLYQNAPNPFGDGTTIKYFVSDNSNAQIIFLDEFGNKLKEFKVEEKGMGQLNVSTVNLSSGFYSYSLIINGKVVDTKKMIKNN comes from the coding sequence ATGAAAACAACAAAAATGAAATCCATTTTCTTTGCAATGGTAATTGCAGGAGCAATGGTTGCGTTTAATGCGCAGGGACAAACTAAAGGCAGTGGTGGAATGACAAATTCATGTACTAGTGGAGCAAATGATGGAGGAGTAAACAATACTTCTGTTGGATGCGGAGCAGGCGCTGCAGCTATGAGCGGAACAGGAAATAGTTCATATGGCTATCAAGCCGGAACTGCCATTAGCACAGGTAGCGGTAATTCTTTTTTCGGGCATAATTCAGGAAATGCAAATACATCTGGAGCGCAAAATATTGCTGTAGGATTAGCGGCAGGTTTTAATAATGCCACAGGAAACAATAATACTTCTTGTGGATATGGTGCGGGGCAAGGAGTAGCAGGCAACAACAATAGTAATAATTCTTTTTTCGGCTACAAAGCCGGAAATGCCATTACAACAGGCGGCAATAATTGTTTTGTGGGTTATCAGGCTGGGCTTGTGAACACAATCGGTTTCAATACTTTTATAGGTTCTGAAGCAGGCCTTGCAAACACAAGCGGAGGCGAAAATGTTTTTATGGGTTATCAGGCAGCCGATGTAAATACAACCGGAGCCGATAATTGCATTGTAGGTTTTCAGGCAGGAAATGGAATTACAACCGCAACGCATAATGTAGTAGTGGGTGCAGCGGCAGGGCAAACACCTGTTACAAATGGAAGTAATACCATTATAGGTTATGGCGCAAATGTTTCTTCCACTACTTGGACAAATGATGTTGCATTGGGCAATTCATCCGGCAGTTGTTTAACCGGCAGCAATCAGGTACAATTAGGAAATACCAGCACCACAACGCTCTATTGTGGCGCAACTTCAATTACATCATGCAGCGACAGGCGCGTTAAAAACAATATCAAGGAAAATATTCCGGGACTTGCTTTTATTAATTTATTGAAGCCGGTTTCTTTTAATTATGATATTCATAAAATGAATAATATACTTGGATATCCAAAAAGAGTTATTGAAATCAGTCCGGCTGTAAATGATACTGCTAATGGAATTTTTACCGCAGCAGTAACTAAAGAAGTTGTTGATACTTCTTACTGGGATGGAAAATATGATAAAGAAAAAATTACTTACTCGGGCTTAATTGCACAGCAGGTTGACTCTGCTGCAAAGAAAATCAATTATGATTTTAGCGGAGTTGTCAGCGCTTGCGCCTTGGGCGGCATGTGCGGCTTAAATTATAGCGATTTTGTTGTGCCGCTAATCAAAGCAGTGCAGGAATTAAGTCATAAAGTTGATAGTTTATCAAACGCAAAAAGTTCTCAACGCACAATGAATAATGACGCGCAAGGAAAAAATGCAACGGTCAGTCAGATTGAACTTGCAAACAATGCAATGCTCTATCAAAATGCACCGAATCCTTTTGGCGATGGAACAACCATCAAATATTTTGTATCCGATAACAGCAATGCACAAATAATTTTCCTTGATGAGTTCGGAAATAAATTGAAAGAATTTAAAGTGGAAGAAAAAGGAATGGGACAGTTGAATGTTTCAACTGTGAATCTTTCTTCAGGTTTTTATTCTTATTCTCTTATTATAAACGGAAAAGTGGTGGACACAAAAAAGATGATTAAGAATAATTAA
- the bamA gene encoding outer membrane protein assembly factor BamA produces MKKTTLLASLFCFLFSASAFSQLISGQDSLTLDYSNPKEYEIGGITITGAGSLDNSVLLSIAGLYVGDKIKIPGESISSAIKNLWKEGFFEDVKVVATRVMGKTITLEIQVKERPRLSKFSFNGLKKGEIDDLKKKLDLNRGKVVTQNVLVNTKNRTLEHFRDKGYKNCTVIVSQEKDKELANSVVLYISVNKGSKVKIGDVNFFGNENVSSGTLRRAMKDTKQKRWYAIFNSHTLLETKYEDDKQKVIDKYLSKGFRDAKITSDTIYPVYSIEETELPDFVAPLYGKVIENGIAFYSLGHLIKKRSEGDLKNNRIAIDIHVSEGKKYYFRNITWVGNSKYSTRELDKALGIKKGDVFNQSLLDSRLTMNANATDVSSLYMDDGYLFFQVTPVEILVVGDSIDIEIRIYEGKQATINKVTVKGNTKTNDHVIMREIRTRPGQLFRRSDVIRSQRELSVLGYFDTEKMGVTPIPHPENGTVDIEYQVEEKSSDQLELSGGFGANRVVGSMGVAFNNFSAKNFFRKGAWQPLPSGDGQRLSVRGQSNGRYYQSLNMSFTEPWLGGKKPNSLSITPYVNRITNGRTKSDPQFGDLNIWGMDVGLGRRKKVPDDFFSELFEINYRYYVLKNYRSVFSFTNGFANDLNFKYSLSRNALDDNIYPGKNYTCSKLTFSAQSTLPVSGKLLKKYFFPDTAFSEMSAQQKYHWLEYYKLKITSEWFIKLTGKLVLMNRFGYGFLGFYNKELGLTPFERFYLGGSGLTGYNPLDGREIIALRGYDDGEVYNFSKPQNNPGASSIAKYTAELRYPLSLNPQATIFGLVFAEAGNSWGSIRDFKPFDVRRSAGVGIRFFLPMFGMLGFDYGWRFDDVPFRTGMQKSQFHFTIGYNLGEL; encoded by the coding sequence ATGAAAAAAACAACTCTCCTCGCCTCTCTCTTCTGTTTTCTTTTTTCTGCTTCTGCTTTTTCTCAATTAATTTCCGGACAAGATTCGCTCACGCTCGATTATTCCAATCCCAAAGAATATGAAATTGGCGGAATAACCATTACCGGTGCCGGCTCGCTCGATAACAGCGTGCTGCTCTCCATTGCCGGCTTGTATGTGGGCGATAAAATAAAAATTCCCGGAGAATCCATTTCTTCCGCCATTAAAAATTTATGGAAGGAAGGATTTTTTGAAGATGTAAAAGTGGTCGCTACGAGGGTAATGGGAAAAACCATTACTCTTGAAATACAAGTGAAAGAACGTCCGCGCCTTTCCAAATTTTCTTTCAACGGATTGAAGAAAGGAGAAATTGACGACCTGAAAAAGAAACTCGACCTCAACCGCGGAAAAGTGGTAACCCAAAATGTGTTGGTGAATACAAAAAACCGTACGCTCGAACATTTCAGGGATAAGGGCTACAAGAATTGCACGGTGATTGTTTCGCAGGAAAAAGACAAAGAACTTGCCAACAGCGTGGTTCTTTACATCAGCGTGAACAAAGGTTCAAAAGTGAAAATCGGAGACGTGAACTTTTTCGGAAATGAAAATGTTAGCAGCGGAACCTTGAGGCGCGCCATGAAAGACACCAAGCAAAAACGCTGGTATGCCATTTTCAATTCCCACACGCTGCTCGAAACAAAATACGAAGACGACAAGCAGAAAGTCATTGATAAATATTTATCCAAAGGTTTCCGCGATGCGAAAATTACAAGCGATACCATTTATCCGGTTTACAGCATAGAAGAAACCGAACTTCCCGATTTTGTTGCTCCGCTCTATGGAAAAGTGATTGAGAACGGAATTGCTTTTTATTCCCTCGGGCATTTAATTAAAAAGCGCAGCGAAGGCGATTTGAAAAACAACCGCATTGCCATTGACATTCACGTGAGCGAAGGCAAGAAATATTATTTCCGAAACATTACGTGGGTGGGAAATTCAAAATACTCTACCAGAGAACTCGACAAAGCGCTCGGCATAAAAAAAGGAGATGTGTTCAACCAGTCGCTGCTCGATTCGCGCCTTACCATGAACGCTAACGCCACCGATGTGAGTTCGCTTTACATGGATGACGGCTATCTTTTCTTCCAGGTAACACCCGTGGAAATTTTAGTGGTGGGCGATTCCATTGACATTGAAATTCGAATTTACGAAGGCAAGCAGGCAACCATAAATAAAGTAACGGTGAAAGGCAACACCAAAACAAACGACCACGTTATCATGCGCGAAATACGCACGCGCCCCGGGCAATTGTTCCGCAGAAGCGATGTCATCCGCTCGCAGCGCGAACTATCGGTGCTCGGTTATTTCGATACGGAAAAAATGGGCGTCACCCCTATTCCCCATCCCGAAAACGGAACGGTGGATATAGAATACCAGGTGGAAGAAAAATCATCCGACCAATTGGAACTCTCGGGCGGCTTTGGAGCGAACCGCGTGGTGGGTTCCATGGGAGTGGCGTTCAATAATTTTTCAGCAAAGAATTTTTTCAGGAAAGGCGCGTGGCAGCCGCTTCCTTCGGGTGATGGGCAGCGGCTGAGCGTTCGCGGGCAATCGAACGGACGTTACTATCAATCGCTGAACATGTCGTTCACCGAGCCGTGGCTGGGCGGAAAAAAACCAAACTCCCTCAGCATCACTCCCTATGTGAACCGCATTACCAACGGGCGAACCAAGAGCGACCCGCAGTTTGGCGATTTGAACATTTGGGGAATGGACGTGGGCTTGGGAAGAAGAAAAAAAGTGCCCGATGATTTTTTCTCCGAACTCTTTGAAATCAATTACCGCTACTATGTGCTGAAGAATTACCGCAGCGTGTTCTCTTTCACCAATGGCTTTGCCAATGACCTTAACTTTAAATATTCTCTTTCGCGGAACGCCCTCGATGATAATATTTACCCGGGAAAGAATTACACCTGCTCCAAACTCACTTTCTCCGCGCAAAGCACGCTGCCTGTTTCCGGCAAACTGCTGAAGAAATATTTTTTCCCCGACACCGCCTTCTCCGAAATGAGCGCGCAGCAGAAATACCACTGGCTGGAATATTATAAACTCAAAATAACTTCGGAGTGGTTTATCAAACTCACCGGGAAATTAGTGCTGATGAACCGCTTCGGTTACGGATTTCTCGGCTTCTACAACAAAGAACTGGGATTAACTCCCTTTGAACGGTTTTATCTCGGAGGAAGCGGGCTCACCGGCTACAATCCCCTTGATGGACGGGAAATTATTGCCCTGCGCGGCTATGACGATGGCGAAGTATATAATTTCAGCAAGCCGCAGAACAACCCGGGCGCATCGAGCATTGCAAAATACACGGCTGAGTTGCGCTATCCGCTTTCGCTCAATCCGCAGGCAACTATTTTCGGGCTGGTGTTTGCCGAAGCCGGAAATTCCTGGGGAAGCATACGCGATTTCAAGCCCTTTGACGTGAGGCGCTCTGCCGGAGTGGGCATTCGCTTTTTCCTCCCCATGTTCGGAATGCTGGGCTTTGATTATGGCTGGCGGTTTGACGATGTGCCCTTCCGCACCGGCATGCAGAAATCACAGTTCCACTTTACGATTGGCTATAACCTCGGTGAGTTGTAA